The following proteins are encoded in a genomic region of Arachis stenosperma cultivar V10309 chromosome 4, arast.V10309.gnm1.PFL2, whole genome shotgun sequence:
- the LOC130975718 gene encoding uncharacterized protein LOC130975718 yields the protein MGEFDRWSNIHQDLLNEITKGFYSYDNYIRLRLICEQWNLKLPKIPDGNKVPWLVLSMGSAATESFEEEAHALEEEVRAPEDEGIFDTRSLEEKGIYHLMLPNMQDNRMCGSCHGWLIIVMVYEGTIRMLNPFTKVHLDLPPVSTLPNIININGDECTMYCGDKIITRNTIFMHEIQILKAIINSAPNNDDDSNFIAVVIYGSLLELAFYMPNENRWIRFPTKDLDDVHDVIFFEEKIFAVDGNGQLYEFDTRTKSGPVGGKHEATPPPSNGMYNCYYLIGGDNGSLLMLVRGAKDRYCMKNYKWLGETVKFDIYELKKNEKTWSRIHSLGNYILLIGLNSSVQILPSNSLNCKGNQIYLREVCFEDTTPSYEIVIFDLEDGSFQTFLTEVNFFCHPIWILP from the coding sequence ATGGGTGAGTTTGATCGATGGTCAAACATTCATCAAGATTTGTTAAACGAAATTACTAAGGGGTTCTATTCATATGACAATTACATTCGACTTCGATTAATTTGTGAGCAATGGAACTTGAAACTTCCGAAAATTCCTGATGGCAACAAAGTTCCGTGGCTGGTACTATCTATGGGCAGTGCTGCTACAGAatcttttgaagaagaagctcatgCTCTTGAAGAAGAAGTTCGTGCTCCCGAAGATGAAGGAATTTTTGACACTCGTAGTCTCGAAGAGAAGGGGATTTACCACCTCATGTTACCAAATATGCAAGACAACCGCATGTGTGGTTCTTGTCATGGATGGCTGATCATTGTAATGGTATATGAAGGTACGATAAGAATGTTAAATCCATTTACAAAGGTTCACTTGGATCTTCCTCCAGTTTCAACTCTtccaaatataattaatattaatggGGATGAATGTACTATGTATTGTGGGGACAAAATTATCACTAGAAATACTATTTTCATGCATGAAATCCAAATTTTGAAGGCTATTATAAATTCAGCTCCTAACAATGACGATGACAGTAATTTTATAGCAGTGGTCATATATGGATCATTACTAGAATTGGCCTTTTACATGCCAAACGAGAATAGATGGATTAGATTTCCAACAAAAGATCTAGACGACGTTCATGATGTCATATTTTTTGAAGAGAAAATATTTGCAGTAGATGGTAATGGCCAACTATATGAATTTGATACAAGAACAAAGTCAGGACCAGTGGGAGGAAAACATGAAGCCACACCACCTCCATCCAATGGAATGTATAATTGTTATTATCTAATTGGAGGTGATAATGGAAGTTTATTGATGCTGGTAAGAGGGGCAAAAGATAGGTATTGCATGAAGAATTATAAGTGGTTGGGCGAGACTGTCAAATTTGATATCTatgaattgaaaaaaaatgagaaaacaTGGTCAAGAATACACAGTTTGGGGAATTACATACTACTAATTGGACTCAATTCTTCTGTTCAAATACTGCCAAGTAATTCTTTGAATTGTAAAGGAAATCAAATCTACTTGCGTGAAGTGTGCTTTGAAGACACTACTCCCTCTTATGAGATTGTCATCTTCGATTTGGAAGATGGAAGTTTCCAAACATTTTTAACAGAGGTAAACTTTTTCTGTCATCCTATTTGGATATTACCCTAG